GCATTTTCCAGTGCCAGCTTACCACTGTCATATTCCAAAGGTAGCATAACTTTGAATCTGCTTCCTACTGAGCCAGTCCCACGACCTGGGTCCTCCAACTTTTTCAACAACCCTTTACTCCAACAGTTTGTCCAAGCATCAAAAGTTCGTGTTCGATTCCGCAACCACACACTAATTACCAACATAAGACATGAATACTACgctgtttttgatttttctgtgACTGGCAGGTAAGAAGTTTAGATCctcaaaataatatttgtttttattgcttgagCCAGGGCGCATAATTTCTTAAAATGGTTTCATTATCTTTGGGAAGTTGTCTACAGTTTCATTTCAGAAATACAACTCTGCTATTTATGGACTAGATTTTTATGACATGAATTATATTCTATTAAAGGTTCAAGGCTGCAGTTAGGCAGGGAGACATCTAACCATAGAAATACACTTTTACTGGCACATagtagaaaaacaattttatagttAAGATGATATTTTgagtagaaataaaacaatcttcCTCTATAAACTATAAGTGTTCTTGCATGACTGCCCTACCCCTAAGTAACCACATATGAGATACTGGTAACAATAACATTACATAATGGCTCATTCTGGGTTCTGAAATCACAATGCAGAAGCATCTTTTTTTGAATCTGTATTTAGGTGTGACTGCAATGGACATGCCAGTTCTTGTAACACATCCAGCTTTCCATACAAGTGTTTCTGTACTGAAGAGAGTCACACGCAGGGCGACAAGGTAAGCTTCTGACTGCTTGTAATACAGGTTGTAGTGCTGTACCGATGATGCTGATTTCTTCAGAATTCAGATTGGGAAAGCTTCAAGATATATAGTTTTTTATGTACAGTATTGAACAGTTCAGTTACCTAGCTGCCAAAAGTGTAACTATGACATGCAGTTAAGACTACATCACAGTAAGCAGTCCAGACCTGTAGACAGGTGCCTTATAGCAGTGCGAGTAGTTCAGACCTGCAGATAAGTACTACATTACAGTAAAGTAGATCAGACCAGTAAACAGAATTACATCCCAAAAAAGCATGTGTGCCAGTGGCAAGATTTGAACCCTCTAACTTTGTTGTCATGGTGTACTTTGGCAAAGAGAAACCAAAGTATATGAGTTAAGGAAAGCAGAGGTATCACTGAAAGAAGAAGCATAAGATGACTATATACATTAGGCGTTTTTCATCTGTTGGTACAGTGTAATGAATGTCAGCCCCTCTACAACAATAAGGCATTTAAGAGGGGAAATCTACAACAATCCTACAACTGTCAGCCTTGTAACTGCTATGGTCATGCCACTTCTTGTATCTACAATGCCAGCCTTGATGCTTTTCCTGAAGTTTGGACAGATGGAGGTGGCGGTGTGTGTATGAATTGTCAGGACAATACAGAGGGACGATTTTGTGAAAGGTGCAAAGATGGTTTCTTCAGGCCTACTGGCAAGAGCCTCTCTGATAAAGATATGTGCTCAACATGTTCCTGCAATACTAATGGGACTGTGAATGCTACTAGTCTCTGTGAAAAGGCAGGTTCAAAATTCAGAGTTCAAAGCTATAAACTCCATTGTTTCTGTCTTTCCATgtgctattttctttttttttttattttacaatgcatacataaaacataaactactactactatactacaatactacaatattttttgtgctCATAAGTAAAAGTTTGGTTGTCATAACTAAAGTATTTGCAAGTCATTCACCTTCATTTATGGGACAACTCTGACGTTTCTATAATCACATTGATCTGATTGTCTAAGACGTATAGTGTCCTAAATTTCCACTTAGCAGTTGACAGTTAAAATGCTGTGTTAATTTTGTCCTTAGGATATGAATTTAGTCCTgacataaaataagaaatagatTTCACAGTACAAAACTCTAGGaagaatttatttacttttgaatGCAGCATTTCCTCCTTTAAAATAATAGTTcctgagaagaaaacaaatagcaacAAATGCTCAGATATTTTTTATTGGCATTTTGGTTCATGTGAATCGAGCTACATCTTTCACTTCAAGAATCAAATTATTTACTTTGCTGGTCACCACAGATGCACAAGTTAGTGTTATACTAAACCAATTAGCCCAGTAGATAATGTCAATCTGTATGAGTTTGCCTTAGGACATTTTATGTGTATGCACTTGTGAAAGATATGGAGAGATTTAACTCTACATGTTAGTAACTTTTATAGAAGTCAACATGCAGGAGAATATTTATTCAATTCCAGGATGGGGGCAACTGCTTGTGTAAGGACTATGTAGATGGGAGAGCTTGTGATAGATGCAAAATTGGCTACTACAGTCTACAGGCTGTAAATCCAAGTGGTTGTACTGCTTGTCAGTGTGATGTCAGAGGAACTGTTAATGGTGACCCCTCATGTAATGAAACTACTGGCATATGCAACTGCAAGGACAATGTCAGAGGTAGCTTTGTATTCATACTTGCAGCAGGACTGTAATCAGCATACATTTAAGCATACTATCAAGTCTTAACATTTATCTCTGGATTATGATAGTTTAGCAAATATGAAAGGATCATCAAAAAGTTTTGAATGCTAAGAAGCTATGTGTTATCCGTACAAAGGCTGGTATATAACAGAagcaaatatttaacattttattgaaaGCTGTTTGCAATTGGATGCTGTGTGATAACCTTTTGTTGATCGCTTCTTCTGCCCAAATAGACATAATGCCCTCTTGTGCCATGTGTTTATCTAGGACAGAAGTGCACTGAATGCAGCTATGGATATTTCATGATTCAAGAGCTGGACAACTTCCAGTGTCTTCCATGCAACTGTAATCCATTTGGATCTAAAGAGTCTTTATTGTGACCCAAGTACTGGCCAGTGCTTGTGTAAGCAGAATGTACAGGCCACAAGTGTGATCAATGTGTGGATCGCTTCTACAACTTTGATGCCGGCTGTATACCCTGTGACTGTATTGATGCAGGCACCGTTAATGGCACCTTTTGTAACAGGTAAAAATATGCCATGTTTGTCAGTAATCAGCTGCTGGTAGTCAGAGATAGGTAGAGTGTTTAGTATCATTGTGTTTTCACGTTTGATAGGATGTTATGACTGTAAATTTATTTGATAGTTACATGCATCCTTAATGCAAAGGCATGGAttgctttacaaataattaaatattcctattaataaatatgaatcactttaaaattgaaaatgatCTGACTCAAGGTAAGGGGCACACATAGTACTGGGTACTCTTATAGCTACGCTTCACTGCTTCCTTCTGGATCAATAAGCACCTTACCTTCCTTCCctgggtcaaaccattctttccaaCCAAATAGTAGAAGTTTAGCCTTTAAGATTAAATTCcctttgtaatgtttgtaatgCCAAATCAgttcattattgttttcttttcggAAGTAAATGAAATTTTGATTACATTGTCTGGAATGGAAAAGACAAAGTATATGGACTGCTCAGGGCACTTGAGTGTATTTGATATAGTCTATGACAGCAGACACTAACCAGACAAAAGAGTCCTGTGTTTTTCTAGAGGTTAATCCATTTTCTCCATGGAAATTTATAATTGACAAGATATTTAAATGAGTACATCTTACAACTATGATGTTTCACGTATTCTTCATAAAGTCTTTAACCATCTGAAATATGCTGGATATGTGGAGATGAAGCATCACTGAATTgcatgaaagaaagattttatatGTGAGAGCTATGCTTTTAATGACATCTGTAATATATTTCCCATATTATTACTCAACATTAAACTGAGATGATAATCCaatgcttaaaaaaatctttttcctttCAAGAATCACAGGCAACTGTACATGCAAAGCAAACACAGTCGGCAGAAACTGCGGTGCTTGTCGCCAAGGTACATATAATTTTGGTGTCTCTGTAGACCTGGGGTGCCAGGACTGCTCCTGCAACACAGCGGGAACCATCAGCGGACAGACACAGTGCAATGTCAGCACTGGTGCTTGTATATGTAAAGCTAATGTACAGGGCCTTCAGTGTAACACGTGTAAAACCAACACATATGGGCTGAGTACTGATCTAGTAGAAGGGTGCAGAGCATGTGACTGTGATACAAGTGGCACTGTCAACCAGCAGCAGGCTTGTGATCAGAACACAGGCCAGTGCCTCTGTGTTAGTAATCGAGAGGGGAATCGCTGTGACACATGCACCACTGGTaagttttgccttttttttttattctttttgaaaattcttGTTGGTGTTGATTCCTAAGAGGGTGTGGACTGTATCCTCTGGACTGCTGGTTTGTACAGTTAAAAGCAGATTTGCTTTATTCTTTGCCCATCTTTTAAGGAGTTCTGATTGCATAGTATTACCAAAAATTCAAAAGATGGAAAGGGTGACAGACATTTACATCTGGGATTTTACTTAATGGAATAAAGTATTATGTCTGCCTTTAAAGTGCATGAATATGCATATACATCATACATcacaggatttaaaaaaaaatgtataaagtgACTGAAATTGGCGTTGAGAATGTTCACATTATAGGTCTATGTTTAAAGATTTATGTAAttgttcatgatttttttaaaatgtttgtttctgccTCCTTAACATTTTCAGACAGGTCAGTTTTCTGCCAACTGTGtcaaaaacgaaaaagaatTGGTGTATTATTGCATTTATTGATTATTCAGAAATATTGCCAGGTAATACTCCTTAATCTTAAACAAGTGCAAAAGCAGGTCTGATAGTAATCATATATATCCTGCACTGTACTTGAAATGGATTAACTTTACGTGGTATTTTCTTTGAACAGGGTACTACAAAATAGCAGGAACAATGGGCTGCTTACCATGTAACTGCAACCCAGATGGCACACTTCCTTATACCAACTGTGACAAAAACACAGGACAGTGTGAATGCCGTACAAACCTTGGTATTGGTGGGCGTGACTGCTCTCAGTGTATGGAGGGATTCTACAATTTTGTATCTGgaaagtttgtatttatttttgactcAATTCACACTCTTTTCCTGGCAtgtactatatttttttaagtattacATAGTCACACATGACCCTTAAAGACCTTATGGAGAACAATCTTATAACTGCTCTCAGGCCAGAGCTGGTTGTACATTAAACTTGGATCCTCATGGTGGCCGTAGCCAAGCTCATGCATCAATTGGCCCCACTCTTAGTCCAAGGCCAGACTCCATGGCCCAACCAAGTGTGTGCCCACCTGCAGGgtgtgattgtatgtgtgtatgctagagctgtgtgtgtgtgtgtgtgcatatgcatgcatagaCATTcacatgtgtgtatacatgtaataaccaagtgtgcatgcaagtgtgtgtatgtgtcttcTAATGGTGTGACAGTGTACAACACCCATCTTGCTCTGCCTGGTCATGCAAATGGGTCAGGTGACTTTGGCTGTAAGAATGGGTCAAGCGAGACAGTTTGAGGTTGGCTGTTACACAGTACTCAAGGTGAGGAAAGGACAGCAACAGGCCATTTGACCAAGTATCCTctacaaaatatgaagaaagcCCTAACCCAACCTAGTAACATTACCAGGGTGTTAAACTAGTAGACTGATTGGATTAGTTTCCAGGTTTTTTTCATGATGACCACAACAACTTTTATGTGAGATTTGCTTTGAAGAACAAAATTATGGTGATAGCTGTCATGATGTTTCAAGCCTTCTTCCATCTCATACAGGTGTACCCCTTGTAACTGCAATACCTTTGGCAGCGTGAATGCAACATGTAATATGATTACTGGAAACTGTACCTGCAAGCTCTTTACAGAAGGACGAGATTGTGGCTCATGCCAAGCAGACTCTAGCAACCTGATGGCTGGTAACCCATATGGCTGCAGTAAAGGTATGTGAGGAAACTGTGCAGTGGGCTAAGACTCAGTCCAGGCGAAACTGGAATTTAGTGCTCGCTGACATGTCAGATGGGGGTTTTCTGGGAGCTGAGCTTTGTTTAGTCCTACCGTATTCCATGGTTTGGAGAGATGGATTTCAGGTAGCTTGGGgcatatagtcatgtcatctagtaagtactcgaagaaaaaaaagaaatgttaccaCCAAAAATGATATTTGTTTTCCTCAATCAAGCAGATTACCTGTTCTTGTAATGTGACAGTTTGTCATGTGAATGTATCATTTATATTGTtactcttttcttgtttttttgccTTTCATTTGAACATAGCTCCATCTCAGCAGCCTACTCCAGTATACACCCCTCTGTCACCCACAGCGATGACTTTGACATGGAGACCCCCAGATTACCCAAATGGACTGATTTCATCTTATCAGTTGTATCGTAATAACACTAAAATCTATGAAGGACCAGCTaactgtaagttttttttctaggtCATATTTTATTTGGTAAGAGCATTATTATACTTGGagaaatgttgacatttttttaaattgtcgcCGGATGGTTGTTTGTCAGTTTTATGCCTAAGTACTCTACTTTTATTGTGCATTCCTGTTGTACGTGCATATATTTGACATTGTCTTTGCTTCATGTAGAGGTATGTTATTGTACTTCACATTTGCTCTTTATGTTTCAGTATTTGTTTGCCCCCATGGGCCCGGCTTCTCGTGCCGGGGGTGAACACCCAGCTTCTCTCTGGGTGGGGGACTAAGCTAGCTGGCCCATGccttatttttatgcttttcttttttctcccttacctggccctttcatctatattcttcttctaatcaaaatgtttataattaacatttttaagacTTAACAGAGCTATCCTATTCTGTGTGCAGCATATAATGACACAGGGTTGCGCCCATACACTCTTTATGCATATCGAGTGGAGGCAATCAACATCCAAGGATCAGCATCGAGTCCAATTGTTATTTTCAGAACAAACCCTGGTATACCATCTTCAGACATGGTTCTTATTGTGACAGAAATTGCAGTCACCAGTGCCAGATGTATGTGGAATGAACCTTCCCAGCTGAACGGCCCATTGCTGAGGTACGAGCTTGTGTCCTATGATCTTGCCAATCAGTCTGTGAGCAAGGTAGAGTGGTCTGGCTTGGCAAGAGAACAGCTGTTGACATCCCTGCGGCCCTATTTTAGGTATGTAGACATCTGGTTTAAATATAAATCAATCTGTGCAAAAACATTTGAATTGTTGGTTCTAGTCATGTTGCTACTTTTTAATCTGACATCCTCTCCATTTCATAACTGTAGCTCTGAAGATCAAGCAGAAGAGGTAAATTTTTAAAGAGAAGTGGTGTGCAGCAAGGATGATAAGCTAAAGAAGTTAgcaagaactttttaaaatctattatAACAAGCACTTGCTTTTGAATTATCTCCCACTTATTCTCagcctcctccaccaccaccaccagcagcaacaaatgcacacacacatatacacacattaccTTACCTTAGAATTGCTTACACAATGTATTTTAATGATGTTTAccataaagttttattttgctttatgttTGGCTAGTATATCTCCATATTTGTGCTTGATTTCTTCAGGTACAACCTGACAGTTAGAGCTTGTACACAAGGAGGCTGTTCTGAGAGTGCAGGTGTTCAGTTTCTAACCAAGTCAGCACCTCCTGCTGGCATGCAGGCTCCACTAATAATTGCTTTGAGCAGTTCTGTTCTTCTTATAACATGGCAGCCGCCTCTGGCACCTAATGGTTAGCGTTTGTAATAGTGTCCATTTCTCTGGTTGTAGTAGCATGTTAGCATGCCATGATGCAATATGCAAATGGCTTGTTTCTTTTCCCTCCCCCTGATTTCTATTCCCCTATAAGCATATCATCTGGTAATGtcaatgaaaaagaacatttttactaTAAATTCCCTTCTAGACTTACCAGATGATATGATATAAAGACCATTGATGTTGCACTTAATCATGATtaatttttctacttttgtgatctaaaaaaaatattaatgctaaatatagaaaaaagttAGCTATGTGAGACAGATGTTTTAATCAGTAGTGAAAACCAAGCTTCctcaaaacataaatttaagtCAACTTTCTCACATTCTTGTGATATGACACTTGAGAagcatcattttaaaacatttttattaatgctTTAGCATATCTTTTTAACTTTCAGGAATAATTATATTCTATGAGTTGTGGATAAGGGGCTTACCAAGGCCTGATGGAGTACGTGATCCAGAGCAGACTCTCATTTTCCACCCAGGTGGTCAGTATGATCGTTGCCTGGTTCTGTGAGTATCCTGGATCCCCCTGCCACAAATTACACTGCCACAGGCCTGAGCCCGTTCACTGTGTATGAGTTTCAGGTACTTGCAGAAAACTCAGCTGGGAAAGCTGCAAGTCCTTGGACCTCAGGGCGGACACAGGAAGCAAGTTAGTATCCACAAAAGACTTATTCTTTAAGCATGTATTtaagtgggttttttaaaatgcaatatttaaCATAATCGTGGCTTAATGTCAAAGATAATGTCAGAGAGTCTTGCTTTCATCATTGTCTAAAGTCTTcgaattaagttttaaaaattgtttagatGGATGGTGTCACTTAGGGCATGGGAAATATGATGCTATGTAATAGTATATGCATGGTACTTTTGGTTACCTGCATAAAAACTTTGTTTCATATTGTTTCAGCACCACTGCTTATGTCAGCCCCTGTTCTGACAGGACTTAGCAGCACAGTGATGAGCATTGTATGGCGTGTGCCAGATGACAGCAGTGCTCGAGGCAACATAACTGTCTACAGAATCTACCAGCAGAGATACCGGGACCTTACTCTTGATCCCTATGGCCCACCTACCTACTGGCAGGTAGGCTTGCTAACTTTTTGATCAagatttgttcttgttttgctttgttgagtTTTACCTTGTGATTTGAGACTGAGAGcaaatgggtttttttccccctggtGGAAAAGTGTTTTTCCCTTATGgtttgtgttcattttgttcTCAGTAGTTGtactagatgacatgactaCATGGAGTTATTCCGATTAGTTATCTCAGTTTCAACTGTCCACTTCTGCATGATTGGTCAGACCTGgagtggacagctggaattgagcTATAGTTAGAATAACTCTACATAGTTATGCAATTtggaagaaaggaattttacaatgaaaaatggtttttattttctttttgtattttataatggATTTCTTTTTAGGAATAAGTTTGGTATTTTCAGCAGTTAAAAAACAATCTGTttgagattattatttttattttttatgtttgatttgatttcttttttagcaTTTATT
This window of the Pomacea canaliculata isolate SZHN2017 linkage group LG4, ASM307304v1, whole genome shotgun sequence genome carries:
- the LOC112561640 gene encoding LOW QUALITY PROTEIN: usherin-like (The sequence of the model RefSeq protein was modified relative to this genomic sequence to represent the inferred CDS: inserted 1 base in 1 codon) — encoded protein: MTNLASERPIQTFPAQSTCGAGTRNAYCESTTDPVSVQVCNQKFCDQTCPGRTALPSFSNMLNGNSDGYLMCVDPDTVNVRPGSSPGDSAMSFSSTGATCYLVPGSKPDVGANGAFTITAWIWLDMQGQSKAFTRTLLEKRTSSGLTILRVLVGSGGVTVMFASPSGQQQMTMNYAISQQNWTHLAIQAYLASEVQNRSLSFFVNGLRASFMPVSTVTPADFITDSSGTFRVGQSFDGTLQFLGKIQDFRFYSDTLSNREVQEIYSGTLPQVRIQSACRCPGSRPRVKPQDTRYCLPNGVPDNVGTVTLRVSSAYQPVEYANDNNTSTMWVSNFQDDVILEVDLGDQFEVFYMGIVFYSPLPEAMVVERLLKGEVTWQTWQYYAVNCISYFGLQNNGPLPNATSVNCLQLGFASLPLSYSKGSITLNLLPTEPVPRPGSSNFFNNPLLQQFVQASKVRVRFRNHTLITNIRHEYYAVFDFSVTGRCDCNGHASSCNTSSFPYKCFCTEESHTQGDKCNECQPLYNNKAFKRGNLQQSYNCQPCNCYGHATSCIYNASLDAFPEVWTDGGGGVCMNCQDNTEGRFCERCKDGFFRPTGKSLSDKDMCSTCSCNTNGTVNATSLCEKDGGNCLCKDYVDGRACDRCKIGYYSLQAVNPSGCTACQCDVRGTVNGDPSCNETTGICNCKDNVRGSFSWTTSSVFHATVIHLDLKSLYCDPSTGQCLCKXECTGHKCDQCVDRFYNFDAGCIPCDCIDAGTVNGTFCNRITGNCTCKANTVGRNCGACRQGTYNFGVSVDLGCQDCSCNTAGTISGQTQCNVSTGACICKANVQGLQCNTCKTNTYGLSTDLVEGCRACDCDTSGTVNQQQACDQNTGQCLCVSNREGNRCDTCTTGYYKIAGTMGCLPCNCNPDGTLPYTNCDKNTGQCECRTNLGIGGRDCSQCMEGFYNFVSGKCTPCNCNTFGSVNATCNMITGNCTCKLFTEGRDCGSCQADSSNLMAGNPYGCSKAPSQQPTPVYTPLSPTAMTLTWRPPDYPNGLISSYQLYRNNTKIYEGPANSYNDTGLRPYTLYAYRVEAINIQGSASSPIVIFRTNPGIPSSDMVLIVTEIAVTSARCMWNEPSQLNGPLLRYELVSYDLANQSVSKVEWSGLAREQLLTSLRPYFRYNLTVRACTQGGCSESAGVQFLTKSAPPAGMQAPLIIALSSSVLLITWQPPLAPNGIIIFYEFILDPPATNYTATGLSPFTVYEFQVLAENSAGKAASPWTSGRTQEATPLLMSAPVLTGLSSTVMSIVWRVPDDSSARGNITVYRIYQQRYRDLTLDPYGPPTYWQLILELPGSVHSYNVSGLTHTQKTHSKWRPVTIKVVSTAPLLQAAHVLQPLMAWRNRWLMALTLQ